CGGCGCGCACTGCAATGACCACTTCACGCAGCCGGGCATCGGCAGGAAGCTGCCAATAATCGATGGCGATCCGGGGTGCCGGTACGTTTTCCAGTTTGCCGTTGTCTATTTCGGCCAGGTACTGGGTATAGCTGTAGACGGCCTCTTCTTCGAAGTAGCCGACCAGGCGGTGGGCGGTGCGTCCGGAAATGACATAGAGCAGGAAAAAACAGGTAAAGAAAATGCCCTGGGCGAGCAGGATGACCATGCGCTCGAACCAGTTCGGTCGAGCGATTTCCACGAACGTCATCAGGTGCATACGCTCGTTTTCCGCTTCCGCCAGCAGGGTATGAATCCAGTCGCGGTCATCCTCCAGCCGACGCAGGCTGCGCATGTGGCGAATCATGCCACCGACCATGCCGGGTACCCCGGCTACGGTTTCCAGCACCACGGCGCGATGACCGTAGCGTTGGGCAAAAAACAGGTCGGCAAAAAAACGCAGCAAGCGGGTGAGCCGAAAGGCAATCTGATCGGAGAGCCCTTTTGGCGCCCGGTGCTTTGCCAGTGGATCTTCACAGGCGATGGTACTGTTGTCAGGTTGCTGTTGGCTCATTCTCGCTCTCCTGATGGTGGCGCAGCGGTAACCTCTGCCGGATCGGCGGCAAGTGGTGACCCGGGAGATACTTCTGCACCCAGGTGATCATTGGCATCCAGCATACGCATCAAACGCTCATGGGTAACGGCCGCATGCAATTCAATTTGTCGCTGTTCGTTGCGTAGAGCAGTGAGCAGGGAAATAGCCATAAAAATCATCAGTAACATGAAGGGCAAGGCGGCGAGGATGGAAATCGTCTGCAGTGCAACCAGGCCACCGCTGAGCAGCAGTACCCCGGCTACCAATACCTGGATCAGGCCCCATGTCAGACGTGACCAGCGTCTGGGGGTCAAGACGCCGTGGCTGGTAAACATGCCGAGGACGAAAGTGGCCGAGTTGGCGGAGGTGATGACGAAAAGCGTTATCAATACCAGCATCAGCAGGCTACTTGCGGCGCTGCCGGGCAGTTGGGCGAGCGTGGCAAACAGGCCGGCACTCATCTCTTCGGCGACCACGGCGCTGATGCCGGCCTCGGCGAACAGCTCGAAATACAGTGCCGAGCCGCCAAAGGTGGCAAACCACAGCATGCTCAACAAGACCGGCATACCAATCACGCCGATAACGAACTCGCGCACCGTGCGGCCGCGTGAAATACGTGCGATAAAACTGCCGACAAAAGGCGCCCAGGACAGTCCCCAGGCCCAGTAGAAAATGGTCCAGCGTTCCACCCAGTCATCGCCGGTATAGGGCGACATGATCAGGCTCATGCCGATCATGTTGCTGGCGTAGTCGCCCAGCGCTGTAGTCATCACGGCGGTGATGAAGTCGGTTGGCCCAACCAGGAAGACGAAGAGCAACAAACCTCCAGCCAGCAACATGTTGGCATCGCTGACATAGCGAATGCCGCTTTCCAGCGGTGCCATGGCACAGAGCAGAAAGATGATTGCCACACCGGCCAGAATGGCCAGTTGTTGCGGACTGCCAAAGCCGATGCCGGCCACACTGACCAGGCCACTGTTGATCTGGATAACGCCCAGTCCCAGTGTGGTCGCGACACCGAAGACAGTTGAGACCACGGCAAGAATATTGATTGCATGCCCCCATCCGCCGTCTACCCGTGAGCCCAGGCTTGCGCGGAAGGTTTCACTGATCAGGCCGGGTCTCTGCTGGCGGAAACGCACGTAGGCGATTGCCAGCCCGACCACAGCAAAGTTGGCCCACTGGTGAAAGCCCCAGTGAAACAGCGAATATTGCATGGCCAGTTGCGCTGCCCGGGGGCTGCCGGCATCGGCCTGGCCGAAGGGCGGGCTGG
This sequence is a window from Halopseudomonas salegens. Protein-coding genes within it:
- a CDS encoding alternative oxidase — protein: MSQQQPDNSTIACEDPLAKHRAPKGLSDQIAFRLTRLLRFFADLFFAQRYGHRAVVLETVAGVPGMVGGMIRHMRSLRRLEDDRDWIHTLLAEAENERMHLMTFVEIARPNWFERMVILLAQGIFFTCFFLLYVISGRTAHRLVGYFEEEAVYSYTQYLAEIDNGKLENVPAPRIAIDYWQLPADARLREVVIAVRADEAEHRDVNHDFADRFDRPQEASD
- a CDS encoding BCCT family transporter, with protein sequence MNRRPGWVFYCSLILLSLFVLLGASHPEQLAQWAGQALQFTTLHFGWLYLFATTGFLLFCIGIGLSDYGRIRLGADGEAAEFSYLAWLGMIFSAGMGVGLVFWAVAEPMSHLASPPFGQADAGSPRAAQLAMQYSLFHWGFHQWANFAVVGLAIAYVRFRQQRPGLISETFRASLGSRVDGGWGHAINILAVVSTVFGVATTLGLGVIQINSGLVSVAGIGFGSPQQLAILAGVAIIFLLCAMAPLESGIRYVSDANMLLAGGLLLFVFLVGPTDFITAVMTTALGDYASNMIGMSLIMSPYTGDDWVERWTIFYWAWGLSWAPFVGSFIARISRGRTVREFVIGVIGMPVLLSMLWFATFGGSALYFELFAEAGISAVVAEEMSAGLFATLAQLPGSAASSLLMLVLITLFVITSANSATFVLGMFTSHGVLTPRRWSRLTWGLIQVLVAGVLLLSGGLVALQTISILAALPFMLLMIFMAISLLTALRNEQRQIELHAAVTHERLMRMLDANDHLGAEVSPGSPLAADPAEVTAAPPSGERE